In Corallococcus caeni, the DNA window GATGCAGCGGCTGGAGCGGGTGCTGTTCCTGGGCGTGGGCACGGCGCTGTCGCCCATCCTGGAGGCGCTGTTCTGGCCGGAGCAGAAGCACCCCATGCACTGGCTGGCGGTGGCGGGGCTCGTCTTCGTGGCCATCCTGAGCAACGTCACGGCGGTGTCGCGCTTCCGCACGCTGGTGCGGGCGCTGACGCCGAAGAAGCCGGTGCAGCCGCGCTCGGGCGTGGCGCTGTTCGGCTTCAACGCGGCGGCGGGCGCCATCGCCACGGCGGTGGACTTCGTCGCGGTGCTGGGCATGGTGGAGTGGGGGGGCATCTCCCCCGTGTGGGCCACGGTGGCCGGCTGCGTGCTGGGCGGCGTGGTGAACTACTCCATCAACCGGGTCATCACCTTCCGCAGCAACGGGGCGGTGGCGCCGCAGCTGGCGCGCTACACGCTGGTGAGCTCCACCAGCGCGCTGCTCAACGCGGGCGGCGTGGCGCTGCTCACGCTGCACCCGCAGCTGGCGTACACGCTGGGCTGGTGGGTGGTGCGCGGGGTGGTCTACTTCGCGTGGAACCTGCCGCTGCAGCGCGACTACGTCTTCAACGACAACACCGCGGACGAGCTCCTGGAGCAGCGGCCCCATGCGGCGTGAGACGCGCGCCCGCGGCTTGAGGGCCCTGCTGGTGGGGGCCCTGCTTTCGCTTCCGGGGGTGGCGGCGGCGGGCGGCGTGCTGGGGTTGTCCTACAACTCCAGCGACCGGTACGGAGAGAGCTTCTACTTCGTGGCGGACACGGACGACGGCACCTACGTGGCGGTGAGCCTGTCGGTGACGAACATCGGCCCGGGGTCGCGCACGGGCATCTGCCGCGCCACGGTGCTGCAGCCGGGCAAGCCCGTCTGGGCGCCGCAGAAGCGCATGGGGGCGAATGACTGGAGCTACGACCCGGCCCTGGACACGCTGACCCTGGGCGAGTGCTTCGCCCGGGCCACGGACACGGGCCTGACGGTGGAGGCGCCCCTGGACAACGGCCGGGTGAAGCTGGAGTACGCGCGCAAGCCCGAGGCGTGGTCGCCGGAGGGCTCCGTGGTGGAGAACGGCAAGGACCGCTACCGCCACGAGGTGCTGGTGGCCGGCAGCCCCGTGAAGGTGACGCTCCGCGTGCCCCAGCGGGAGGCGGTGACGCTGAAGGGCGGCGGGTACGTGGACCACTCGCGCAGCACGGTGGCGCCGGCGAAGCTGGCGAAGCGCTGGGTGCGCTTCCGCGCGCTCAAGGGTCCGCCGTACGCGGTGGTGCTGGGGCGTGAAGGGCAGGAAGGCGACTACGCGCCCGTGTACGTCTGGGAGGACAAGGGGGACGCGAAGCTCCTGGAGTCCTTCACGCTCACGCAGACGGGTGAGAAGGCGAAGAGCACGTGGCGGGCGGAGTTCACCGACCGCGACGGCAAGCCGGCGCTGACGTTGCGCGGCACCTCCCTCCTCCAGCGCAGCGCGCCGGTGGAGTCGCTGGGGGTGCTGGGCGGGCTGGTGCGGCCGGTGGTGGGCTCGCCGGTGACGTACCTGCTGCGCGGCGTGATGGAGCGTCCGGGCAAGGCGCCGGTGGAAGGGCTGATGGAAGTGTCGATGGAAGGCGAGTAGCCGGCAGGGGTCTTCAGCGTGAGCGAGTCGTTGCTGCGGTCGGTGCATCACGTCCCGGGCGTCCGGGGCTTCGTGCGCAAGCAGGTGCTGCGGGTGGTGGCGCGCGGGGTGGAGTGGACCACCAAGCTCCCCGGCAAGCGCGCCCTCAACGTGTCCCAGGTGAACCCGTGGCTGCACGTGGGCGGCAGCGTGTCCCGCGCGCGCTACGGCGAGCTGAAGGAGCGGGGCATCACCTGCGTCATCGACCTGCGCGCGGAGCGCTGCGACGACCGCGAGGCGCTGGCGGCGCTGGGCATCGAGCTCCTGAGCCTGCCGGTGACGGACCGCTATCCGCCGTCCGTGGAGCAGCTGTCGCAAGGGGTGCGCTGGGCGCTGCCCCGGCTGGACGCGGGCGGCGTGCTGTACGCGCACTGCGAGCACGGCGTGGGCCGCGGGCCGCTGATGGGGCTGGCGGTGATGGTGGCCCGGGGCTGGGACGCGCCGGAGGCTTACCGGGCCGTGCGCCACGCCCGGTGGCAGGCGACGCTGAACGACCGGCAGTTGCGGGGACTCGCGGACTTCGTGGCCGCGTGGACGGGCGTGCCGGAGCAGGCCGCGTAGGGAGCGGAGGGCCGCCCTCACGGGCCGTCCACGCGGCGCCTCAAGCCTTCACGTCGGAGCGGGTCTGCGTGCGAGCGTCCTCGCGTGGCGCGTCCTTCCCGGAGCGCCTGGGGGCCCGTCCGCCGCTGCCCATCAGCGTGTCCATCCACCGGTTGCTGATGGCGAAGTTGCGGTCCGGCGTCGCGAAGTGGTGCGCCATGTGGTGCGCGCGCAGCGCCTTGCCCCAGGCCGTGCGCGGCGTGCGGTGGTGCGTGGCCCAGTGGAGGGTGTCGTAGGCCACGTAGCCCCAGACGATGCCCACGAAGTACGGAAGCGTCTGCGCCGGGTGGCCCACCCACCACAGCAGCCCGCCGATGAGGGAGGACAGCGGGACGGTGACGATGAGCGGCATCACCAGGCGCTGGGCGTCGTCCGGGTACTTGTGGTGGTAGCCGTGCGCGATTTCATGCACGCGCCGGGTGAGCGGGCCTTTGCCCTCCCAGTGGAAGAAGAACCGGTGGGTGCAGTACTCCATGAGGATCCACGTCAGCAGGCCCAGCGGGACGAAGAGCACGCTCATCCCCACCGTCGTCCGTCCCCGGTACAGGCCCCACCCGAGCAGGCCCACCGTGAGCGGGACGTAGAGCAGGACCGGCACCGCGGGGTGCAGCTTCGAAGCCGCCTCCATGAAGGCGTTCTCGAACATCCGGCCAGATTGATGCCTGAAGTATGGGCGCCCCATACCGGGTGAAGATTGGGCCGGGGACCCCCGAGCGCCCATGCCCGTTCGTCCCTCCGCAGTGTCGCCTTTCGGGCCACCCCCGGCCCCTCCGGGCGCAATGAAGAAGGCCCCGGCGTGCTGTGCCGGGGCCTCCTTGTCCGCACGGCTTCGCGGTCGTGCTTCAGCTCTCCGCGGGGCGCTGGGCCTCGTCGCTGTCGGGCGTGGGCGTCGCGGCGCCGTGCTTGTTGCGCCAGCGGTCCACCAGCAGCAGGAGCGCCGGGAAGCCCACCAGGACGATGACCATGTTCACCGCGAAGCCCAGGTTGGCCAGGTCACCAATGGAGTTGAGGCCGGGGTGCTTGGCGAACACCAGCGCCAGGAAGCCGATGGCGCTGGTGAGCAGGCCGCCCGTGATGGCCCGGCCCGTCTCCGCGTACACGGTGGTGAAGTCCGCTCCCGGTTCACCCAGGCGCTCAATCAGGTGCACGCCCGCGTCCACCGTCGTCCCGATGAGCACCGGGATGACCACGATGTTCAGGTAGTTGAACTGCAGGCCCATGAGGGCCATCAGGCCCACCAGCGCCGCGATGGAGAGCAGCGTGGGCAGCATGCAGATGAACGCGTTGCGCAAGGAGCCCAGCGTCAGCCACATGGCCAGGAAGACGCTGACCACCGCGGCCACCAGGATGCGCGGCCCCTCGGAGGCCACCATGTCCAGGATGTCCGCCAGGATGAGCGCCTCGCCCGCCGCGGACACCTGGCTGCCGTCCGGCATCTGGAGGTTGCGCACCTCCTTGGTGAAGCGCCGCGTGCCCACGCCGTCCGACAGGCTCACGTTCGCGTAGACCAGCACCACGCCGCCCTTCTGGCCGGCCGCCGGCTCGAACTGGCGGCGCAAGCCCACCGGCAGGTCTTCGCGCGTGAAGGGCTTCGCGGCCGTCATCTTCACGGCGCGCAGCAGGTCCTCGCGCTGGGCCTTCTCCACGCGCGACGGGTCGATGCGCTGGAGCTTCTGGTGGATGGACTGGAGCAGCGCGTGCTTCTCCTCCTGGTGCTGGGGCACCAGGTCCTCCAGCGCGCCCACGAAGTCGATGGTGGAGTCCTTGCCGTACTTCGCCTTGCGCGCCTGGAGCTGGTTCACGACCTCGCGCTCCATGGCCTCCGTGTCCGTCAGCACCACCACCGGCGTCGCCGAGTAGCCCAGGATGTGGTCGATGCGCCGATCCAACCGCACGCTCGGCAGCGACACGTCATCCAGCTTCGTGGAGTCGTAGTTGAACGTCACCCGGTACACCTGGCTGATGAGCGCCACCAGCGCGACGCCAATGACAATCACCACCGCGCGGTAGCGGCGCGGCAGGAAGCGCGCCAGGATCGCCATGGGCCCCGACTGCGACTGGTGCTCGCGCGGCACCCAGCCCCAGCGCGACACCAGCCCCAGCAGCGCCGGCAGGATGAGCAGGTAGGACGCCACGCTCACCAGCATGCCCACCGCCGCGATGACGCCGAACTCGTGGAACGCCCTGAACTCCGACAGCGACAGGCTC includes these proteins:
- a CDS encoding GtrA family protein, with product MHDNVLALLSGDLSPSARIWTALAPALFAIAYFLVGLVLFCIRCAIKGIPRDAETLTRGKSVLVGFFLRHYFFWVIQPLWRVLLRSGLPANALSMLSGLLGVSSGVAVAAGRFALGGWLFLLAGVLDVMDGRVARTRKEANPAGAALDSVLDRYVDSAMLMGLAWYYRDTWVLLPALGALLGSSLVPYVRAKGEGLGVSVRDGAMQRLERVLFLGVGTALSPILEALFWPEQKHPMHWLAVAGLVFVAILSNVTAVSRFRTLVRALTPKKPVQPRSGVALFGFNAAAGAIATAVDFVAVLGMVEWGGISPVWATVAGCVLGGVVNYSINRVITFRSNGAVAPQLARYTLVSSTSALLNAGGVALLTLHPQLAYTLGWWVVRGVVYFAWNLPLQRDYVFNDNTADELLEQRPHAA
- a CDS encoding phosphatase domain-containing putative toxin, which translates into the protein MSESLLRSVHHVPGVRGFVRKQVLRVVARGVEWTTKLPGKRALNVSQVNPWLHVGGSVSRARYGELKERGITCVIDLRAERCDDREALAALGIELLSLPVTDRYPPSVEQLSQGVRWALPRLDAGGVLYAHCEHGVGRGPLMGLAVMVARGWDAPEAYRAVRHARWQATLNDRQLRGLADFVAAWTGVPEQAA
- a CDS encoding sterol desaturase family protein; the protein is MFENAFMEAASKLHPAVPVLLYVPLTVGLLGWGLYRGRTTVGMSVLFVPLGLLTWILMEYCTHRFFFHWEGKGPLTRRVHEIAHGYHHKYPDDAQRLVMPLIVTVPLSSLIGGLLWWVGHPAQTLPYFVGIVWGYVAYDTLHWATHHRTPRTAWGKALRAHHMAHHFATPDRNFAISNRWMDTLMGSGGRAPRRSGKDAPREDARTQTRSDVKA
- a CDS encoding efflux RND transporter permease subunit gives rise to the protein MSETRWSGRFEAAMGSLAARSHQRPWVALFVTLVLTCLGTFFARDLRLNADLANLLPKSFQSVQDLEKLRTRFGGMGNVVVAGIGAEPEQLKQFVDDMAPKLATLSEIRFVNAQRPSQFFDEHGLYYVDLPDLKTIQERIDARFAWEKEQANPLFVRLEEEPPPSLDFSDIQKKYTGGANMRLAGQGGLYYLDPQERMVVMLLKAKGSSADLGYSKTVIAQVEDYLSKQDLSKYGPGFHTEITGTFKKKIDQQAVITGDLARASTLALVLLLAYLIFHFRSGLSVGLTMVPVVAGLAWTYGFVGVAYGQVNLLTGFLAAVLGGLGVEHGIHLLGRWGTLRSEGMTSEEAVRETFRHTGFSALISALVAALTFLSLSLSEFRAFHEFGVIAAVGMLVSVASYLLILPALLGLVSRWGWVPREHQSQSGPMAILARFLPRRYRAVVIVIGVALVALISQVYRVTFNYDSTKLDDVSLPSVRLDRRIDHILGYSATPVVVLTDTEAMEREVVNQLQARKAKYGKDSTIDFVGALEDLVPQHQEEKHALLQSIHQKLQRIDPSRVEKAQREDLLRAVKMTAAKPFTREDLPVGLRRQFEPAAGQKGGVVLVYANVSLSDGVGTRRFTKEVRNLQMPDGSQVSAAGEALILADILDMVASEGPRILVAAVVSVFLAMWLTLGSLRNAFICMLPTLLSIAALVGLMALMGLQFNYLNIVVIPVLIGTTVDAGVHLIERLGEPGADFTTVYAETGRAITGGLLTSAIGFLALVFAKHPGLNSIGDLANLGFAVNMVIVLVGFPALLLLVDRWRNKHGAATPTPDSDEAQRPAES